Proteins encoded within one genomic window of Rhododendron vialii isolate Sample 1 chromosome 1a, ASM3025357v1:
- the LOC131325466 gene encoding histone-lysine N-methyltransferase ASHR3, with translation MPDLGILFNSPPLPLPLTPTLKPVSDQRDSSSPMTPKPVKTLVIEGDCDLPLPVSNGNEVRVSRKTRGVGKMTVENNNKCLDDYVKAWVENKVESGVAERKCFLPFLMGAPRLVECRVCQLSIHPGEEVLCSVNGCQAVFHSSCAREKCWSSSLKRVTCLQHACYLCKQKSFWRCVRCMVASHDKCAAFPEGVVHLNNQPGRAVCWRHPDDWRLEKHAAPTSSIEEIFYRLPLPYIEEEFKIDFTWRDAMETRLEPPPYVHIRRNVYLIKKKRNDVDGDIGCTHCNSTQCSEDCVCRVQCISCSKACRCSEMCTNRPFRKEKKVKIVKTEFCGWGVEAGECINQGDFVIEYIGEVIDDAMCEQRLWDMKYRGVQNFYMCEIRKDFTIDATFKGNSSRFLNHSCDPNCKLEKWQVEGETRVGVFAGRSIKIGEPLTYDYRFVQFGPEVICHCAAPNCQGFLGTKRKIDKINICWGSKRRRTPIITCLLRNQQTAIPESNLFQEA, from the exons ATGCCTGACCTGGGCATTCTCTTCAACTCCCCTCCCCTACCTCTCCCTCTCACCCCTACCCTCAAACCGGTCTCCGATCAACGCGATTCGTCCAGCCCTATGACCCCAAAACCGGTCAAAACCCTAGTCATAGAGGGTGATTGCGATTTGCCCCTTCCAGTGAGCAATGGGAATGAGGTTAGGGTTTCGAGGAAGACCAGAGGAGTCGGCAAGATGACGgtggaaaataataataagtgTTTAGATGATTATGTGAAGGCATGGGTAGAAAATAAGGTTGAGTCTGGAGTGGCTGAGCGGAAATGCTTCCTTCCGTTCCTCATGGGCGCGCCGCGGCTG GTTGAGTGTCGGGTTTGCCAACTGTCAATCCATCCTGGGGAGGAAGTGTTATGCTCCGTTAATGGTTGTCAAGCTGTTTTCCACTCATCATGTGCAAGAGAAAAATGTTGGTCATCCTCTTTGAAGAGAGTTACATGTCTTCAGCAT GCATGCTACTTATGCAAACAGAAGTCCTTCTGGCGTTGTGTCCGATGCATGGTAGCATCACATGACAAGTGTGCTGCATTTCCAGAGGGTGTTGTTCATCTGAATAATCAACCTGGCCGAGCTGTTTGCTGGCGACATCCTGATGATTGGCGGTTGGAGAAG CATGCAGCCCCAACAAGCAGCATAGAG GAAATATTTTATCGTTTGCCTCTACCATacattgaagaggagttcaagattGACTTTACTTGGAGAGACGCGATGGAGACTAGACTGGAGCCACCTCCATATGTGCACATCAGGCGCA ATGTGTACCTTATCAAGAAAAAGCGCAATGATGTTGATGGGGACATTGGTTGCACGCATTGCAATTCTACTCAATGCTCTGAAGACTGTGTTTGCAG GGTTCAATGTATAAGCTGCTCAAAGGCTTGTCGTTGCTCAGAAATGTGTACAAACAGACCATTTCGCAAAGAGAAGAAAGTCAAAATTGTGAAG ACGGAATTTTGCGGTTGGGGAGTAGAGGCAGGTGAATGCATAAATCAAGGTGATTTTGTCATAGAGTATATTGGGGAAG TTATTGATGATGCTATGTGTGAACAAAGGCTTTGGGACATGAAGTACAGAGGTGTCCAGAATTTCTACATGTGTGAAATTCGAAAAGACTTCACAATTGATGCAACCTTCAAGGGGAATTCTTCTCGCTTTCTAAATCATAGTTGTGATCCCAACTGTAAGCTGGAAAAATG GCAAGTTGAGGGTGAAACACGTGTTGGTGTCTTTGCTGGTAGATCTATTAAAATTGGCGAACCATTAACATATGATTACCG ATTTGTGCAATTCGGGCCTGAAGTCATCTGTCATTGTGCTGCTCCAAACTGTCAAGGTTTTCTCGGGACTAAAAGAAAGATCGATAAGATCAACATTTGTTGGGGTTCGAAACGCCGGAGAACACCAATCATCACCTGCTTGCTTAGAAATCAACAAACTGCAATTCCTGAGAGCAATTTATTTCAGGAAGCTTAG